A DNA window from Pseudodesulfovibrio thermohalotolerans contains the following coding sequences:
- a CDS encoding EAL and HDOD domain-containing protein: MRSKPQTFESMFIARQPVFRHDESVWGYELLFRSGRDNEAVISDESQATASVIADGLTLATEGMSPEARVLINFPEKLLGEDAGFALPKDRCVIEILEHVRPDKKTLSAVRRLKEAGYTLAVDDFLGQGELRPFIDLADIVKLDILALGADPARIRKALAGLPKHVTTLAEKVEDNETFRLLRDMGFSLFQGFFFSRPEIIPGRKLTAVETTKLQILGELAKPAFEPARLADILQSDPNLTYRLFRYINSAGFGLSAKITSAKRAIDMMGMIRAKQWLRSVILADLNPSPKAGELSYLAVHRAKFLESVCFDSNKSECEADTLFMIGLFSLLDAMLGMEMRDVLKSLPLEERVVEALNGTGDLSDLLHLAISYERGQWDETARYLEKLSLNAFKTELIYIQSRTWTQKTLGYSKSD, encoded by the coding sequence ATGCGTTCCAAACCTCAAACCTTCGAATCCATGTTTATCGCACGGCAGCCCGTCTTCAGGCATGACGAATCCGTGTGGGGATACGAGCTGCTTTTCCGTTCCGGCCGGGACAACGAAGCCGTCATCAGCGACGAGTCCCAGGCCACGGCCTCGGTCATCGCCGACGGCCTGACCCTGGCCACGGAGGGCATGAGCCCGGAGGCCCGCGTCCTCATCAACTTCCCGGAGAAGCTGCTCGGGGAGGACGCCGGGTTCGCCCTGCCCAAGGATAGATGCGTTATCGAGATTCTGGAACACGTCCGCCCCGACAAAAAGACCCTGTCCGCCGTCCGCAGGCTCAAGGAAGCGGGCTACACCCTGGCCGTTGACGACTTCCTCGGCCAGGGCGAACTCCGTCCGTTCATAGATCTGGCCGACATCGTCAAACTCGACATCCTGGCATTGGGGGCCGACCCGGCGCGCATCAGGAAAGCCCTGGCCGGACTGCCCAAGCACGTGACCACCCTGGCCGAGAAGGTCGAGGACAACGAAACCTTCAGGCTGCTGCGCGACATGGGCTTCTCCCTGTTCCAGGGGTTCTTCTTCAGCCGTCCCGAGATCATTCCCGGCCGCAAGCTCACCGCTGTCGAGACCACCAAGCTCCAGATCCTCGGCGAACTGGCCAAGCCCGCCTTCGAGCCGGCGCGGCTGGCCGACATTCTCCAGTCCGACCCGAACCTGACCTACCGGCTCTTCCGCTACATCAACTCGGCCGGATTCGGCTTGTCCGCGAAGATAACCTCCGCGAAACGGGCCATCGACATGATGGGCATGATCCGGGCCAAGCAGTGGCTCCGCAGCGTCATCCTCGCCGACCTCAACCCCTCGCCCAAGGCCGGGGAGCTGTCCTATCTGGCCGTGCACAGGGCCAAATTCCTGGAATCCGTCTGTTTCGACTCCAACAAGTCCGAATGCGAAGCGGACACCCTGTTCATGATCGGCCTCTTCTCGCTGCTCGACGCCATGCTCGGCATGGAGATGCGCGACGTCCTCAAGTCCCTTCCCCTGGAGGAGCGGGTGGTCGAGGCCCTGAACGGCACCGGCGACCTGTCCGACCTCCTGCACCTGGCCATAAGCTATGAACGCGGCCAATGGGACGAGACCGCCCGATACCTCGAAAAGCTCTCCCTGAACGCTTTCAAGACAGAGCTGATCTACATTCAGTCCCGCACCTGGACCCAGAAGACGCTCGGCTATTCCAAGTCGGACTAG